The genomic region AAAGGATTTCTCCTATATGGAGATTCCCCATGAAAATGCAAGCGACACCTTCCCGATGTGGATAGGAGAAACCATCTATTTTCTCTCTGACAGAAATGGCACCATGAATCTGTTTTCATATGATTTAAAATCTAAAAAAGTAAATCAAGTCACAAATCATGAAACCTTTGATATCAAATGGGCTTCAGAAGGAGGAGGAATAATTGTCTACGAATGTGAGGGCTACATCTACACATTTAATCCATCCTCAGGAAAACTAAAAAAGATAAGCATCTCTGTTTCAAGCGATTTAATAGATACACGCCCCAGATTCATTAAGGTAGCGGAACAGATAAGGAATTTTGATTTATCACCTACTGGAGTAAGGGTAACCTTTGAAGCCCATGGAGAGATTCTCACTGTTCCAGCTAAAAAAGGTGATATTAGAAATCTTACAGAGGAACCCGGTTCTTGTGAGCGTTATCCTTCATGGTCACCCGATGGGCAATCTATTGCTTACCTATCGGACACTTCTGGAGAATATAAGCTTTATATAATAGACCAGAAAGGAGAAAAGGATCCAATCCAAATTAAATTAGGAAAGACTGCCTTTTACTATTCGCCTATCTGGTCACCTGATGGAAAAAAGATTGCCTATACCGATAACCAACTCAATCTTTACTACCTTGACCTTTCTAAAAAGAAACCGATCCTTATTGATATTGATACCTATTCTGCCCCCGAACGGTCAATGGATCCAGTCTGGTCACCCGACAGCAAATGGATTGCCTATGCCAAGCGCCTCGATAACCACTTTAGAGCGATATTCCTTTACTCTTTAGAGAATTACAAGAAATTTCAAATCACCGATGGAATGAGTGATGCTATCTTCCCAACATTCGACAAAAATTGTAAATATCTTTATTTTTCCGCCAGCACAGACGCAGGTCCCTCCATTGCTTGGCTTGACCTTTCCTCTTACAATCAAAGATTCACTCGCAATATATATGTCGTGGTCTTGAGAAAGGATTTACCTTCTCCCTTTGCTCCTGAGAGTGATGAGGAGAAGAAAGAGGAAAAGCCTGAGAAAAAAGAAGAGAAAAAATCTGAAAAGAAACCAGAATCTTCTAAGGAAGAAAAGGTTGAATTCAGGATTGATTTAGAAAATATAGATCAAAGGATTTTGGCACTGCCAGTTCCTGCCAGGCAATATTCCCAACTCTTAACTGCTACCGATGAGATTCTCTTTTACCTTGTGTATAAGCCTGATAGCCGGGACTACACACTCTATCGGTTCGATATGAAAGAGAGAAAGGATGAAGTATTTTTAGAGAACTTGAATGGATATGATATCTCCCATGATGGTAAGAAGCTTCTCTATGTTTCAAAGAAAACATGGGGGATTGTGGATACATCAGGAAAGGTTAAGGTAGGCGACGGAAAGATTAATACTGAGGGAATGGAGGTTAGGATTGATCCAAAGGCCGAATGGAAACAGATGTTCGATGAAGCTTGGAGGATTAACCGTGATTTCTTCTACGACCCCAATATGCATGGGGTTGATTGGGTTATGATTAAGGAAAGATATTCTAAGTTTCTTCCTTATGTTGCCCATAGAAGCGACCTTACGTATCTGATCGGAGAAATGATAGGCGAATTGCATGTTGGTCATGCTTATGTAGGTGGAGGAGAGTATCCAAAGGTGAAGGTTGTTCCTGTAGGTCTTCTTGGAGCGGATTACGAGATTATAAACGATCGCTATCGAATTAAAAAGATCTATAGCGGCCTTAATTGGAATCCTGATCTTCGTGCACCTCTTACAGAGCCAGGCGTCAATGTCAATGTGGGAGATTATATACTAAGGGTGAATGGAAGAGAGCTTAAATTTCCCACCAATATTTATAGCCTCTTTGAAAAGGCCGCAGGAAAGCAAGTTATATTAACAGTGAATTCAAAGCCAGAAGAGGAAGGGAGTAGAACTGTTACAGTAGTTCCTATTGAAAGCGAAATGGCTCTTCGCAACCGTGATTGGGTTGAGGGAAATCTCAAAAAGGTTGAAAAACTATCCAATGGAAAGGCAGGATATGTTTATTTACCAAACACCTCGGTTGCGGGTTATACCTATTTTAACCGATATTTCTTTGCCCAGTTAGGAAAAGAAGCCCTTGTTATTGATGAGAGATTTAATGGGGGAGGTTATGCCGCTGATTACATTATTGATATGCTTGATCGTCCTCTTTTAAACTGCTGGGCAACAAGGGATGGAAAAGATTTTACAACCCCTGTTGGCTCAATATTCGGTCCAAAAGTTATGATTATAAATGAATATGCAGGTTCAGGCGGAGATGCTTTGCCTCTCTATTTTAAGCGAAGAAACTTAGGAAAGCTTGTAGGTAAAAGAACATGGGGAGGTCTTATAGGAATTTATGATTATCCTTCTTTGATGGATGGAGGATTTGTCACTTCGCCTCGAGTAGCCATCTGGAATCCTAAAGGAGAATGGGAGGTTGAAAATATAGGTGTTTTCCCTGATATTGAGGTGGAGATGTCCCCTGCTGAAGTTATCTCTGGTTCTGACCCCCAACTGGAAAAGGCGGTGCAAGTAGCCCTTGAAGAACTTAATAAAAACCCATTGCCAAAATTAAATCGTCCTTCCTATCCGGTTAAGAAGTAGAACTCCATTGGAATTTAAGTTTGCTCAAAAACAAAGAAAAAGTTAATGAATTGAAGAAATAAAAAACTTATTTGTTTGAAGGTGCAAGGGCTTGTCTTGTTGAGAATTCTGGAGGAATGAATAGTTGAATTCCTTGATAATATGAGATAGAATTAATACAAAGGAAAATAATCAAAATGAGCGGATTGGATTTAAAGAATCGATTTAAATCAGGCTCTCCCCTTGCTGACAGGATGAGACCTCGAAGCTTCGAAGAAGTTTTTGGTCAGGAACATCTCACCAGAAAAGGTAAAATACTCGATAGAATAATAAGTGGAAATCTTACAATCTCTCTTATTTTCTGGGGTCCTGCAGGTTGTGGAAAAACATCAATTGCAAAAATATTAGCAGAAAAATTAAATTTCCCCTCAATGTTTTTCAGTGCTGTTCTTTCAGGAATTAAAGAGGTTAAAAAAGTCATGGAAGAAAGCCAGAGTCAGAAAAAAATGTTTGGAAAACCTACAATTATATTTATCGATGAAATACATCGGTTTAACAAAGCTCAGCAGGATGCATTCCTTCCTTATGTGGAGAAAGGCGAAATAATTTTATATGGTTCAACAACTGAAAATCCTTCTTTTGAAATAATATCTCCTCTTCTTTCAAGAGTTGAGGTTCTTGTTCTTTATCC from Acidobacteriota bacterium harbors:
- a CDS encoding PDZ domain-containing protein; translated protein: MKRISFFMGTLLTLYSPLFAIQEVRLLRQPNTNGAEIVFVYGGDLWTVPINGGEARRLTAHPGMESSPKYSPDGKYIAFTGHYDGNMDVFVIPALGGDPRRLTYHPDNDLVEGWTPNGEKILFRSTRYSYSRFSRLFAVDSAGGFPKPLPMPMAEMGSFSPDGTHIAYTPLRNAFDTWKKYKGGRTTPIWVFNLKDFSYMEIPHENASDTFPMWIGETIYFLSDRNGTMNLFSYDLKSKKVNQVTNHETFDIKWASEGGGIIVYECEGYIYTFNPSSGKLKKISISVSSDLIDTRPRFIKVAEQIRNFDLSPTGVRVTFEAHGEILTVPAKKGDIRNLTEEPGSCERYPSWSPDGQSIAYLSDTSGEYKLYIIDQKGEKDPIQIKLGKTAFYYSPIWSPDGKKIAYTDNQLNLYYLDLSKKKPILIDIDTYSAPERSMDPVWSPDSKWIAYAKRLDNHFRAIFLYSLENYKKFQITDGMSDAIFPTFDKNCKYLYFSASTDAGPSIAWLDLSSYNQRFTRNIYVVVLRKDLPSPFAPESDEEKKEEKPEKKEEKKSEKKPESSKEEKVEFRIDLENIDQRILALPVPARQYSQLLTATDEILFYLVYKPDSRDYTLYRFDMKERKDEVFLENLNGYDISHDGKKLLYVSKKTWGIVDTSGKVKVGDGKINTEGMEVRIDPKAEWKQMFDEAWRINRDFFYDPNMHGVDWVMIKERYSKFLPYVAHRSDLTYLIGEMIGELHVGHAYVGGGEYPKVKVVPVGLLGADYEIINDRYRIKKIYSGLNWNPDLRAPLTEPGVNVNVGDYILRVNGRELKFPTNIYSLFEKAAGKQVILTVNSKPEEEGSRTVTVVPIESEMALRNRDWVEGNLKKVEKLSNGKAGYVYLPNTSVAGYTYFNRYFFAQLGKEALVIDERFNGGGYAADYIIDMLDRPLLNCWATRDGKDFTTPVGSIFGPKVMIINEYAGSGGDALPLYFKRRNLGKLVGKRTWGGLIGIYDYPSLMDGGFVTSPRVAIWNPKGEWEVENIGVFPDIEVEMSPAEVISGSDPQLEKAVQVALEELNKNPLPKLNRPSYPVKK